Below is a window of Phyllopteryx taeniolatus isolate TA_2022b chromosome 16, UOR_Ptae_1.2, whole genome shotgun sequence DNA.
TGTTGACCCCGTGGGTATACACGGAGGGTATGATGGAGGGAGGCAGACAGagaaggaggagggaggggaAAGGCAGGAAAAAGCGAAGGGATTTGTCGTCTTTCTTCTGGTCTTCTtactcctccttctcctctccGTGTGTGATGACGTAGCAGATGTTCTTGTAGTCCACGTTGCCCGCGACGTCAGGGGGGAAGGCGGCCCACATGTTCTTGATCTGAGGGGACCACAACAAGAAATTAGTGAAGGGATGCTACTGGAAGAGTTGGAAGTAGCATAAGGCGACTAGTCATGTCTGGAGAGCAGGGGTGAGAACCGTGGTGCTTAAGGGTCACAACTGATATTGAAATAAATTTGCCCACCCATGGCAGGTAGTATCTTAGCATTAGGCTATGCCATgtcagagttaaaaaaaaaaagagcaagctttttcttttacattgtctacaacatttttacttggcattttttttttttttattatcaagtTCCTCCTCCTTTGTCTTCTTCTGTGGTAGGTTTGCACCGCTAAATCACAACAGGCTGCCTGCCGTATGTATTACTTCGTTTTGTTACAGGGTTTCCTGTGGACCAGGCTATTTTTTGACATGACTTGGTCTTTACAGGTaactttttacaaaaaaaaaaaagacaaagatcgTAACCTTAGTGAGGTTTATTTTTCGTAAAAGTAACATTTGCTAATGACTAACTAAATACTGCAAATAAAAGTCATCCAGTTTTACCTCCTCCTTGGAGAACCTGTCGCACTGAGTGGTCAGGAGCTCCTCCAGGCTGAGGACacacaaaatggacaaaatggaATCAAATATACTCATTTGCAGTCACTGCATAGATACTAGTAGCATCCACACAATCCACTTCGGTTTAGTGAGCTTCAAAGGAATTTCTCAAAATGAGTATATTAGTATGAGTTTGGCTTCTTTCGTCTTCTTTAGCTGTTGTTGCACCGGAGAAGCAGGCTCAACAATAAGTGATGAGAAAACAAGAGACAAATATGCACAAGAAGTCTTGAGAGTCACCCAAAGTCCACTGGAATCGGCTCCAGCTAACCCATGACGCTAATGAGGACAGGtgctattacaaaaaaaaaaaatgaatgaagagGAAAACTCACAACTGCTTCTTGATGGTTCCGGTACCCTCGGGGTCCAGGACCTTGAAGGCAGCAAGAATGACGTCCTCGGGGTCAGCGCCTGGGAAGGAAATTAggtcattattttaaataaataaatacaaaactaatTTCACTGTATGTTGGTGTAAACTAGCTAAAAAGCTACCCTTCAGCTTCTCGCCGAACATGGTGAGGAAGACGGTGAAGTTGATGGGCCCGCTGGCCTCCTTGATCATGGCCTCCAGCTCCTCGTTCTTGGTGTTCAGCTGGCCTGCAGCCAGAATGGAAAAAGATCAGGATTCATTACTCGAGACCGTGAAACACGTGTTCCTCAGCGGACAGCAGCTTCTAGCACATTCTCATTCAAGCTCCAGTACTCTGGAAATCCCTGCCTGCGGTAATGATAGGAGCAACATTTGacgaaatgtttacattttgacttAAGTCTTATTTCTAAACTATTGAGTTTGGTTAAACCACACCTAGTATGCAACTAGTCTCATACCCTGCCCCATCCCCAGACATCTggtttttggcctgttttactgccacttctCCTCCCCCTTCCTCTCCGGCGATAAGCGAAGTGTGGCTGTTTCCGAGAAGGATTCTGCATTGATTGACAAGACCTGAGGAGGAGCACTCCCCCCTGAGGTGTCTACCCACGGCACTTTATTTCATGAAGTGGACTTTCATGCAGTTCAAACTACCATTCCCTAGCATCATATCACATGATAAATGGTGCCCCACTTGGCATCCATTCCAGCTTGGTCATTTTGGAAGAGGGATCCCTCCACCTGTGATCCCTTGTCAAGgtttcttcctttcttccttttttatgGGTTTCTAAAATGTTCCTTGTCTGGATCAGGGGTCCAGACCTGGGATGTCTTTGATTTTTGTGAACTGTGAGCCTGTGAAGCCATTTGAGTCTCTTTTGTGTTTAAGGCCTATATAAAGAAACTTGACttgaacagggggaaaaaaaacttacccAAGGAGGCCAGAACATccctcaaatcatctttgctGATGATGCCGTCTCTGTTCTGGTCGATGATTGTGAAGGCCTGCAAGGAGACAAATTCGTTGGAAACATGAAGAACACTGAAGATATATTCGGTTCTATATTGCGTTCACGTGGAAAGCTAAAACCATCTGGATGCTTGTCAATAAGAATCTCCCCTTACTGGAGCGAGGTCCTTGAAGTACAGTAGTCACATTCCTAAAAGCGCCTGCGCCGGCTTTCCTTACGAGTTAATTTGGGACGGTGAGGGAACAGCTGTGTGATCTTCTTCGGCTGAAACTCAAGATCTTCAATTGGGATCCTGGGGGTGCTAATCATTCCCGGAAAATGGCGCCATGATCGAAGATAGTCATATATGCGATGGCCGCTGTCCTTATCTCAAGAGGATTAATGGAGAGTGCTGGTGTCGAGGTGTAATTTTGGGGTGAGGAATTTGAGTGACAGCTGGATGGTGGCGGTCAAAGGTAACCAAAACAGGAAGGGGGTGTCGGACATTTCATCTCCGTGCAAACGACATGCTTGTTGAAGTGTCAGGGGACACTAGTGAGTGCGTAGGTTTGCTGCGTTTGGAGTGCGCGGGACAAACAACAACTGCGGTGAAAATGGATCAGGGTTTAAATAAACTCAAGTTTAGCTTTACGGAGGAAATGAAGTGAAAGCGGGTGCATGGAGTGAGAGTTGTTCAGATTTTGGTGGGGTTCTCACCTCCTTGTACTCCTGAATCTGACTTTGCTCAAACATGGAGAAGACGTTGGAGGAGCCGCTGTCTCCGGCTGCCTGCCTCCTCTTGGGCTTCTTGGGTGCCTGCACAGCAAATTAGGGGAGAAAGGAGAGAAGGTTACTTAGTTACTTATTTAGTTAAGGATGAGGGACTTCTTCAATCAaataattctttacatttgacATGGCATTTACTTGCTTTCTTATCTATTCTTCCGTTAAAATGTTTACTTATTTGTTCTTGCATCCTTGATTACTTATTTATCTTTGCTTACTTATTTGCTTCCACTTCCATGTACTTTTGCTATCGTGTTTACTTTTGCTGATGCACTTGCTTACTTTTACTTGCTTTGGCTTGCTTACAAATTTACTTGCTTCCTTACTCATATTCCCCCTTACGTCCTTGCTTGCTTACGCTTGTTTGCTGACTTACATTTGTGCTTACTTCCTCACTTGATTTTACTCGCCTGCTTTCTTACTTACGTATTTACTCCCTTACTCGCCTATTAACTGACAAGCACACTTACTTTGACCAAGTTGCTTCCTTACTTACTTTTAGTACGTGCTTGACTGCTTACTTCTTTACTTTTGCTTACTGACATTCTTCCATTTGCTCACTTTTACATACCTATTTACTTGTACTTTACTTATTGCTTGCATATCTGTTTATGCGCATACATACTTTTACTTACTTGCTTCACCTGCTTCATTACAAACAAGACCTACTTGCTTTCTTATGTTTGCTTACTTACATATTTACTTGCTTGACTTTTTACTTATATGAGCACTTACTTTGGCCAAGTTGTTTGCTAACTTTGCTTCCTTTTACTTCTCCGCTTCCTTACTTTTGCTTACTTATCCTCCTTCCTTTTTGGTTGACTTACTTTTACCCACTTGTTTGCTGATTTGCTTTAACTTACatatttgctttgacttacCTTCTTACTTACTTTCACCTACTTGTTTTCCCACTTTTACTTGCTTACACACCGTGAGGTTCTTTCTTACCTTTGCTTACTTAAGTACTTACTGAGTTACCTGCTTGCTTACTTGTaactgtttcattttatttggttctttattattgttttccttatttacgctttatttatcttttttacaCTTACTTTAATACTCACTTATTTACTTTTTCCTTCTAATCTAACTACCTTGGAATGGGAATCTTAAAGGTACGGTCCTTGTTCCTGAGGTCCGTCATATTAATGATGCATTTTTGCATCCTCAAAGGGGTGCGGATGTTACCAAATATACAACAGCCACACGAAAAACCAAAGGAAATCCAGAATGTAGGCTGAAAAGTCCATGTTGGCGGGGCAGCTACTCACCATCTCGAGAGGCTGAGAGCGGTGGTTTGGGACGATGAAGAAAGAGAGGAGAAGGTGAAGCCGCGTGGGTCCTCTGCCCCCGGGGGGCTTATATAGCCCTGGGCTGCCTCGTCTAACTTTAGCCACAGCCTCAAGTTTGGATGGGGGATgaaaaagagagcgagaggggaGGATGCTTGGGGACGAGCGGATGGCAAAACCCGAGGAGACAGAATGGCCGGTGACGGCGTATCCCCTTACAGGAGAGCCGAAATAGACGTGGGGAGTCTTGGAATGAAGTCAACCTGATTGCTGAGGGAGCTTGCGGCAGGTCCTCCGTCCCACGTGGACTAATAAGGACATTGAGGACACGGATGCTCGGAGGACCGGAGGACAGAGCGCTCCCTCCTCCCTGCTTCCTCCTTGGCCGCCTTTATTTTTGGGCCCTCGCTCGGTGGGATATCAGGGAGTGGGACGCGAGCATGCGACCCACGCCGCCTTGACCGTGTATGTGCACGGCTACCGTGTCTCTTGATGGAATTACGTCACACTCACTGATGTCACACAAAGTTTGTTGTATTCCATTTACtttatgtacatataacatgtcTCCAACAATGAACTTGATGATAAAAAAGTGGTTTCAATACATTAACTAATACAAGCATACTATCAATTTAAAGTCAATACAGTTGACACTTCTACATATTGATTTATTTCCCGGCAAGATATAATGttaattcaaaacaatttttaGCTTTCGTTGCCATTTTTAGGTGTTGAATTAACCTTGTTTTCCACACCTGTTACAAATATTCATCATTACCATCAATCACCATTATTGTCAGCAATTATAAATtattaatggatggatgctgtaaaaaaaaaacaaaaaaacgagaaAATGTTATCTTTAGCGATGCTAACGCAACAAGTTGGAAAACTatataaagtatttttaaatgtgtatattaaatataattagttTCATGTAAGAATTATtcatatatagttatatatcaAGTTATatcatagtattctaagtaatattGTGACTTTCCTCTGGGATCTCGACAGTAGATCAAGTGTTGCCTTCAGAGAAAATCCGAAATCATAGCTTTCTTCACACAACTGAGCAATTGCATTCATCTACAAtctcatctatctatctatctatctatctatctatctatctatctatctatctatctatctatctatctatctatctatctatctatctatctatctatatttcTTTAGCCAATCAAGTCAGAAATTTATGAGACTTCGTCAGAGTGACAAAATGAATGACAATGTGTCAGACACTTGAACGCACCATTAACCTGTGATCTCTGCCTGGCGGCCCTTTTGTGCAAAGGTGTGACTTTGCTGCTTGGCATTTTTGCACCCATTTACCAACCGGGAAGTACCCTGGCCCAGGCCCCTCCCTGGCCAAAATACAAGGGGATTACTCGGCATGTCGCTCGTGATGGCAGCAGACGTTCGCTGGAGAAAGGGGACAGCTGGGGGTGACCGAAATAGCAAAATAAACTTGAGCCTCTGCCAAGGTGGGGAGAGGGGTGGCGGTTGAGTGGTTGGGGGCTTGAACCCTCGCTAGCAAAACGCTTTCCCCTGTTTGTCTTTTTGCATCCAAATGTA
It encodes the following:
- the mylpfa gene encoding myosin regulatory light chain 2, skeletal muscle, translating into MAPKKPKRRQAAGDSGSSNVFSMFEQSQIQEYKEAFTIIDQNRDGIISKDDLRDVLASLGQLNTKNEELEAMIKEASGPINFTVFLTMFGEKLKGADPEDVILAAFKVLDPEGTGTIKKQFLEELLTTQCDRFSKEEIKNMWAAFPPDVAGNVDYKNICYVITHGEEKEE